The proteins below come from a single Plodia interpunctella isolate USDA-ARS_2022_Savannah chromosome 21, ilPloInte3.2, whole genome shotgun sequence genomic window:
- the CBP gene encoding sarcoplasmic calcium-binding protein, with product MAISLMRLGIRSVAMNMERSAALVSTSVNNQYKLIHTKPVCNGSVCFLQESRDELVERVGGALRRYSKQHGRPEQDRRKQDSDSESDSDTECKGMERSDFWRRKMRTVHNILDVDKDGLISFNDFVLFSERFKALGHLGESQAKEFTEIIKMTWEEQWGAIDPYNYVTVEQYLEDMHHVLNDKTLKKKAHRWLPYLFKAVDKDKSGFITIKEFKLFFQCLGLDNEHAAVAFAVIDQNGDGKLSMNEFVKLGKDFFFTEDESKVSKMFWGPLSEV from the exons TCTCACTGATGAGACTGGGTATCCGGTCTGTGGCGATGAATATGGAAAGGAGTGCAGCTTTAGTGTCTACCAGTGTCAATAATCAATATAAG TTAATCCACACAAAACCAGTTTGCAACGGCAGCGTGTGCTTCCTCCAGGAGTCTCGGGATGAGTTGGTGGAGAGAGTCGGCGGCGCGCTGCGGCGGTACAGCAAGCAGCACGGCCGGCCGGAGCAGGACAGGAGGAAACAAGACAGCGACAGCGAATCTGACTCCGACACAGAGTGCAAGGGGATGGAGAGG TCTGATTTCTGGCGCCGCAAGATGCGCACAGTGCACAACATCCTGGACGTAGACAAGGACGGACTGATCTCTTTCAACGACTTCGTGCTCTTCTCGGAGAGGTTCAAAGCCCTGGGGCATCTGGGCGAGAGTCAGGCTAAGGAGTTCACGGAAATCATCAAG ATGACGTGGGAGGAGCAATGGGGGGCCATTGACCCCTACAACTACGTCACGGTGGAGCAGTACCTGGAGGACATGCATCACGTCCTCAACGACAAGACGCTGAAGAAGAAGGCGCACCGCTGGTTGCCCTATCTGTTCAAG GCGGTAGACAAGGACAAGTCGGGTTTCATCACGATCAAGGAGTTCAAGCTGTTCTTCCAATGTCTGGGTTTGGACAACGAGCACGCGGCAGTCGCCTTCGCGGTCATAGACCAAAATGGC GACGGAAAATTGTCCATGAACGAGTTCGTGAAGCTTGGTAAAGACTTCTTCTTCACTGAAGACGAGTCCAAGGTGTCCAAAATGTTTTGGGGGCCTCTCTCTGAAGTTTAA